In Antennarius striatus isolate MH-2024 chromosome 8, ASM4005453v1, whole genome shotgun sequence, a single window of DNA contains:
- the LOC137599851 gene encoding golgin subfamily A member 6-like protein 26, which produces MDNLPGDMDNLPCDPGNLPGDPDNLPGDMDNLLGDQDNLPVDMDNLPGDMGNLPVDMDNLPGDMGNLPGDMDNLPGDMGNLPVDMDNLPGDMGNLPNDLVRSESMEELLFATRELDIDLETEPELLHLAKEYLSAPLPPGWTYVDDDYNPYFVNQSTNMGTLENPILKIYQEKVREFRQLNCVQPEASKPEDTREGDERRIPEETQNAFMRNRVEGAIYKGQPRSNEKEDNERQRLLKSKENRLHALQEKLDEEEAEETESMIREIEKRRWGNKKRTQCLRDEMGNILEEQQANMAISQDALMKKEVKERKYATKNSDKRMQWLQHRHENKFKILQDYHAKQIQIFQEHYAKEIQILQEKSEKKKHFTQKELDSDSTKSEQRQKEQQGILKKEKIKQMKKNWEKKMERIQHELDKQKERYTRMSHHANEKINALKVKLRDCLLEEHERVKKQQEDDKEEILRLQEEMEEDLQAEKKRLQQEMEKKLPAEKSRLQEVMEEELKTEKWRLQQEMEEELLTEKWRLHQQMEEEILAERRRLQQVMEEELPAEKKMLHQEMEEEILEDRKRLHQEMEEEILAERKRLHQEMEEEILAERKRLHQEMEEKLRVEKKRLQQEIEQEIHAEKKRLQRGMEEEILAERKRLHREMEEKLPKEKKRLQEEMEKELLAEKWRLQQEMEGKLRAEEQKLQQEMEEELRAEKKRIQEEMKKQSLAERRRLDGEMQKKLTSRIQKGENLEKKRKMLENVEDRYKAFGDAWRTKEMESLRNERDKAIEENKNSKYKEERLWEELGKVSENARMAKVDFWRKMEETLRTERDKANEDTRKAKEKEKKLQNERDEAIAEIKRGEENERRLKNEWNEAMEENKMVKLEKERLREELDKALEDNRKFKEKERLKNCKDKAMADIKRAGEKEKKLRNERDKAMEEHMMAKIEKVRLKEDLDKALEDNKNFEEKERPKKSEGPVK; this is translated from the exons GACATGGATAATCTACCCTGTGACCCAGGTAATCTACCCGGTGACCCAGATAACCTGCCTGGTGACATGGATAACCTACTCGGTGACCAGGATAACCTACCTGTTGACATGGATAACCTGCCTGGTGACATGGGTAACCTACCTGTTGACATGGATAACCTGCCTGGTGACATGGGTAACCTACCTGGTGACATGGATAACCTGCCTGGTGACATGGGTAACCTACCTGTTGACATGGATAACCTGCCTGGTGACATGGGTAACCTGCCTAATGACTTGGTACGGTCTGAATCGATGGAAG AACTTCTTTTCGCAACCAGAGAGCTCGACATTGATCTTGAAACGGAGCCGGAGCTCCTGCATTTGGCCAAAGAATACTTGTCTGCCCCTTTGCCCCCTGGATGGACCTATGT TGATGATGACTACAACCCTTATTTTGTTAACCAGTCGACAAACATGGGCACCCTTGAAAACCCCATACTGAAGATCTACCAGGAGAAGGTGAGGGAGTTCCGTCAGCTGAACTGCGTCCAGCCGGAGGCCTCCAAACCAGAAGACACAAGGGAAGGTGATGAGAGGAGGATACCAGAAGAGACTcaaaat GCATTTATGAGGAACAGAGTGGAAGGGGCAATTTATAAGGGTCAGCCAAGGTCCAACGAAAAGGAAGACAATGAGAGGCAGCGTTTGTTGAAGTCAAAAGAGAACAGACTGCATGCCCTCCAGGAGAAACtggatgaagaagaagcagaggagactGAATCCATGATTAGAGAGATAGAGAAGAGAAGATGGGGGAATAAGAAGAGAACTCAGTGTCTCAGAGATGAGATGGGAAATATTCTGGAGGAACAGCAGGCAAATATGGCTATCTCCCAGGATGCATTGATGAAAAAAGAggtgaaagagagaaaatatgCAACAAAGAACAGTGATAAGAGAATGCAGTGGCTCCAGCATCGGCATGAGAATAAATTCAAGATCCTCCAGGACTACCATGCCAAGCAAATCCAGATCTTTCAGGAGCACTATGCGAAGGAAATCCAGATTCTCCAAGagaaatctgaaaagaaaaagcatttcaCGCAGAAAGAGCTGGACAGCGATTCTACAAAGTCGGAACAACGGCAGAAGGAACAGCAGGgaattttgaaaaaagagaaaataaagcagatgaagaagaactgggagaaaaaaatggagagGATCCAGCATGAACTGGACAAGCAGAAGGAACGCTACACTAGAATGTCACACCACGCAAATGAAAAAATTAATGCCCTCAAAGTTAAGCTACGTGACTGTCTGCTAGAAGAACACGAGAGGGTGAAGAAACAGCAAGAAGATGACAAGGAGGAAATACTGAG GCTTCAGGAAGAGATGGAAGAGGACCTCCAAGCAGAGAAAAAGAGGCTTCAGcaagagatggagaagaagctcCCAGCAGAGAAATCAAGGCTTCAGGAAGTGATGGAAGAAGAGCTCAAAACAGAGAAATGGAGACTTCAGCAAGAGATGGAAGAGGAGCTCCTTACAGAGAAGTGGAGGCTTCACCAACAGATGGAAGAGGAGATCctagcagagaggaggaggcttCAGCAAGTGATGGAAGAGGAGCTCCCAGCAGAGAAAAAGATGCTTCACCAAGAGATGGAAGAGGAGATCCTAGAAGACAGAAAGAGGCTTCACCAGGAAATGGAAGAGGAGATCctagcagagagaaagaggctTCACCAGGAAATGGAAGAGGAGATCCTAGCAGAGAGAAAAAGGCTTCATCAAGAGATGGAAGAGAAGCTCCGGGTAGAGAAAAAGAGGCTTCAGCAAGAGATAGAACAGGAGATccatgcagaaaaaaagaggcTTCAGCGAGGGATGGAAGAGGAGATCcttgcagagagaaagaggctTCATCGAGAGATGGAAGAGAAGCTcccaaaagagaaaaagagactaCAAGAAGAGATGGAAAAGGAGCTCCTAGCAGAGAAGTGGAGGCTTCAGCAAGAGATGGAAGGGAAACTCCGAGCAGAAGAACAGAAGCTTCAGCAAGAGATGGAAGAGGAGCTCCGAGCAGAGAAAAAGAGGATTCAGGAAGAGATGAAAAAGCAATCTCTAGCAGAGAGGAGGCGGCTTGATGGAGAAATGCAGAAGAAACTTACCTCTAGGATTCAGAAG GGAGAAAATctggagaagaaaaggaagatgCTTGAGAATGTAGAGGATCGATACAAAGCCTTTGGAGATGCCTGGAGGACCAAGGAGATGGAGAGCCTAAGAAACGAGAGAGATAAAGcaattgaagaaaataaaaattccaaGTACAAAGAGGAGAGGCTGTGGGAGGAGCTAGGTAAAGTCAGTGAAAACGCCAGGATGGCCAAGGTAGATTTTTGGAGGAAGATGGAAGAAACGCTCAGAACCGAGAGAGATAAAGCAAATGAAGACACCAGGAAGgccaaagagaaagagaagaagttaCAAAATGAGAGGGATGAGGCCATAGCAGAAATTAAGAGGGGCGAGGAGAACGAAAGGAGGCTAAAAAATGAGTGGAATGAAGcaatggaagaaaataaaatggtcAAACTTGAGAAGGAAAGGCTGAGGGAAGAGCTAGATAAAGCTCTGGaagacaacaggaagttcaaGGAGAAGGAAAGGCTAAAAAACTGTAAGGATAAGGCCATGGCAGACATTAAGAGGGCtggggagaaagaaaagaagctaAGAAATGAGAGGGATAAAGCAATGGAAGAACATATGATGGCCAAAATTGAGAAGGTGAGGCTGAAGGAGGATCTCGATAAAGCTCTGGAAGACAACAAGAACTTCGAGGAGAAGGAGAGGCCAAAAAAATCAGAAGGACCAGTCAAATGA
- the LOC137600216 gene encoding platelet-derived growth factor subunit A-like isoform X2, giving the protein MRAAVYPLLAGCLCLLRTAAEESPLPRELLERLSRSDIRSISDLQRLLEIDSVENEVIQDDHKDVSHGNLKREHTPTHTRHRRSTVVDEATPAGCQVRTAIYEIPRRQVDPASANFLLWPPCVEVMRCTGCCNTGNVRCQAARQRQRTVKVAKVEYVRRRPKLREVQVTLEDHLECVCTNRHNNGIR; this is encoded by the exons ATGAGAGCCGCAGTTTACCCCCTCCTGGCCGGATGCCTGTGCCTGTTACGCACCGCTGCTGAG GAGTCTCCTCTCCCCCGGGAGCTGCTGGAGCGCCTCTCACGCAGCGACATCCGCAGCATCAGCGACCTCCAGCGGCTGCTAGAGATTGACTCCGTAG AGAATGAGGTGATCCAGGACGACCACAAGGACGTCTCCCACGGCAACCTGAAGCgagaacacacacccacacacacccgacacagGAGGagcacag TGGTGGACGAGGCCACGCCGGCGGGCTGTCAGGTGCGGACGGCGATCTACGAGATCCCCCGGCGCCAGGTGGACCCCGCCTCCGCCAACTTCCTGTTGTGGCCCCCCTGCGTGGAGGTGATGCGCTGCACCGGCTGCTGCAACACCGGCAACGTGAGGTGCCAGGCGGCGCGCCAACGCCAGCGCACGGTCAAG GTGGCGAAGGTGGAGTACGTGAGGAGACGACCCAAACTGAGGGAGGTGCAGGTGACGCTGGAGGAtcacctggagtgtgtgtgcaccaacCGACACAACAAtg GCATCAGGTGA
- the LOC137600216 gene encoding platelet-derived growth factor subunit A-like isoform X1 — MRAAVYPLLAGCLCLLRTAAEESPLPRELLERLSRSDIRSISDLQRLLEIDSVENEVIQDDHKDVSHGNLKREHTPTHTRHRRSTGETHTHTHTHTHTHTRMPSDPCSPAVVDEATPAGCQVRTAIYEIPRRQVDPASANFLLWPPCVEVMRCTGCCNTGNVRCQAARQRQRTVKVAKVEYVRRRPKLREVQVTLEDHLECVCTNRHNNGIR; from the exons ATGAGAGCCGCAGTTTACCCCCTCCTGGCCGGATGCCTGTGCCTGTTACGCACCGCTGCTGAG GAGTCTCCTCTCCCCCGGGAGCTGCTGGAGCGCCTCTCACGCAGCGACATCCGCAGCATCAGCGACCTCCAGCGGCTGCTAGAGATTGACTCCGTAG AGAATGAGGTGATCCAGGACGACCACAAGGACGTCTCCCACGGCAACCTGAAGCgagaacacacacccacacacacccgacacagGAGGagcacaggtgagacacacacacacacacacacacacacacacacacacacacgcatgcccTCTGACCCCTGCTCCCCTGCAGTGGTGGACGAGGCCACGCCGGCGGGCTGTCAGGTGCGGACGGCGATCTACGAGATCCCCCGGCGCCAGGTGGACCCCGCCTCCGCCAACTTCCTGTTGTGGCCCCCCTGCGTGGAGGTGATGCGCTGCACCGGCTGCTGCAACACCGGCAACGTGAGGTGCCAGGCGGCGCGCCAACGCCAGCGCACGGTCAAG GTGGCGAAGGTGGAGTACGTGAGGAGACGACCCAAACTGAGGGAGGTGCAGGTGACGCTGGAGGAtcacctggagtgtgtgtgcaccaacCGACACAACAAtg GCATCAGGTGA